The Acanthochromis polyacanthus isolate Apoly-LR-REF ecotype Palm Island chromosome 2, KAUST_Apoly_ChrSc, whole genome shotgun sequence genome contains a region encoding:
- the LOC127532413 gene encoding transmembrane protein 138-like encodes MLFNTYVFQVGLVAVLLDRFRSLLMLSALYLTFSIVLHSWLMNLRWLNTNRFIWTDGLQVLFVFQRTASVLYYYFYKRTSEYLGDPRLYEDSPWLRELFARSRQ; translated from the exons ATGCTCTTCAACACCTACGTCTTCCAGGTGGGCCTGGTCGCCGTCTTGTTGGACAGATTTAGGTCTCTGCTGATGCTCTCTGCTCTCTACCTGACCTTCAGCATCGTCCTGCACTCCTGGCTCATg AATCTGCGCTGGTTAAACACCAACAGGTTCATTTGGACGGACGGTCTTCAGGTGCTGTTTGTGTTCCAGAGAACCG CTTCCGTGTTGTACTACTACTTCTACAAGAGGACGTCTGAGTATCTGGGCGACCCTCGGCTCTATGAAGACTCACCGTGGCTGAGAGAGCTGTTTGCTCGAAGCAGACAGTGA